Proteins found in one Flavobacterium channae genomic segment:
- a CDS encoding GNAT family N-acetyltransferase, producing MKKYRIQKYSTESYRLWNEFVANAKNATFLFHRDFIEYHSDRFEDYSLLIFDEKDKVKAVLPANKVGNALHSHQGLTYGGLVFNQKIKLQDVIEIMYQLLEFFNQNAISTLYLKQLPSIYHESPADELEYLNFILKSKLIRRDSLSVINLETDFEFSASRAEGIKKGLNLGLEIKEEQDFDLFWNEILVPNLNQKFDTNPVHSLEEIRYLKSKFPNNIRQFNVYNNGKIIAGTTIFESDFVAHSQYISADDSKNITGSLDFLYDRLITYTFRNKKYLDFGISNENQGQNINQGLLFWKEGFGARTIVQNFYEIETKNYTLLDSILI from the coding sequence TTGAAAAAATATAGGATTCAAAAATATAGTACTGAAAGCTATCGTTTATGGAATGAATTTGTAGCTAATGCGAAAAATGCTACGTTTTTATTTCATAGAGATTTTATTGAATATCATAGTGATAGATTCGAAGATTATTCACTTTTAATTTTTGACGAAAAAGACAAGGTTAAGGCAGTTTTGCCAGCTAATAAAGTTGGAAATGCACTTCATTCACATCAAGGATTAACCTATGGAGGATTGGTTTTTAATCAAAAAATCAAGCTTCAAGATGTTATCGAAATAATGTACCAATTACTAGAATTTTTTAATCAGAATGCTATTTCAACTCTTTATTTAAAACAATTGCCATCTATTTACCACGAATCTCCTGCTGATGAATTGGAGTATTTGAATTTTATCTTAAAATCTAAATTGATACGACGCGATAGTTTATCGGTTATTAACTTGGAAACTGATTTTGAATTTAGCGCAAGTAGAGCAGAAGGAATAAAAAAAGGTTTAAATTTAGGATTAGAAATTAAAGAAGAACAAGATTTTGATTTGTTTTGGAATGAGATTTTAGTACCTAATTTGAATCAAAAGTTTGATACAAATCCTGTACATTCTTTAGAAGAAATTAGATATTTGAAATCAAAATTTCCAAACAATATCAGACAGTTTAATGTTTATAATAATGGAAAAATTATAGCAGGAACTACCATTTTTGAAAGCGATTTTGTAGCGCATTCTCAATATATTTCGGCTGATGATTCCAAAAATATAACAGGAAGTTTGGATTTTTTATACGATAGATTAATTACGTATACATTTCGAAATAAGAAGTATTTAGACTTCGGAATTTCCAATGAAAATCAAGGTCAAAATATAAATCAAGGTTTGTTGTTTTGGAAAGAAGGATTTGGAGCAAGAACTATTGTTCAAAATTTTTACGAAATAGAAACCAAGAATTACACACTTTTAGATTCCATTTTAATATGA
- a CDS encoding DegT/DnrJ/EryC1/StrS family aminotransferase, which produces MISFLNLNKLNRPFEEAFQKKMKDFLNNGWYILGNEVKQFESNFAEYCGTKYCIGVGNGLDALVLIFKAYMHLGKMQKGDEIIVPANTYIASILGVLQADLVPVLVEPRLDSFNINPEEIEAKITSKTKAILPVHLYGQLCEMKAINAIAKKHNLLVIEDAAQAHGSQLSENEKAGNLGHAAGFSFYPGKNLGALGDAGAITTNDDELAKVLFSIRNYGSKVKYENEMLGVNSRLDELQAAFLNIKLKHLDAENEFRRSMAKRFLSEIKNDKITMPSWDLSKNHVFHLFVVRTANRIQLQDYLKENGIESMIHYPIPPHKQKALSNWESLSFPITEKIHNEVLSIPLNSGLKASEIQHIITVLNKF; this is translated from the coding sequence ATGATTTCATTTCTAAATTTAAATAAATTAAATCGCCCATTTGAAGAAGCTTTTCAGAAAAAAATGAAAGATTTCTTAAATAATGGTTGGTATATTTTAGGTAATGAAGTCAAACAGTTTGAATCTAATTTTGCAGAATATTGTGGCACTAAATATTGTATTGGTGTTGGCAATGGTTTAGATGCTTTGGTTCTTATTTTTAAAGCCTATATGCATTTAGGTAAAATGCAAAAAGGAGACGAAATAATTGTTCCTGCAAACACCTATATTGCAAGTATTCTTGGAGTTTTACAAGCGGATTTAGTTCCAGTCTTGGTAGAACCGAGATTAGATAGTTTCAACATAAATCCTGAAGAAATTGAAGCTAAAATAACTTCCAAAACAAAAGCTATTTTACCTGTTCATTTATATGGTCAATTGTGCGAAATGAAGGCAATTAATGCCATTGCAAAAAAGCACAATCTTTTGGTTATAGAAGACGCTGCACAAGCTCACGGAAGTCAGCTTTCTGAAAACGAAAAAGCTGGAAACTTAGGTCATGCTGCTGGTTTTAGTTTTTATCCAGGTAAAAATTTAGGAGCACTTGGAGATGCTGGGGCTATTACAACTAATGATGATGAACTTGCAAAAGTGTTGTTTTCTATTCGAAATTATGGTTCAAAAGTAAAATATGAAAATGAGATGTTAGGTGTTAATTCTCGTTTAGACGAATTACAAGCAGCATTTTTGAATATAAAATTGAAACATTTAGATGCTGAGAATGAATTCCGAAGAAGCATGGCAAAACGTTTTTTATCTGAAATTAAAAATGATAAAATTACTATGCCAAGTTGGGATTTATCAAAAAATCATGTGTTTCATTTGTTTGTAGTTCGTACTGCGAACCGAATTCAATTACAAGATTATTTGAAAGAAAACGGAATTGAATCCATGATTCATTATCCAATTCCGCCACACAAGCAAAAAGCATTGTCAAATTGGGAATCGTTATCTTTTCCAATTACAGAAAAAATACACAATGAAGTGTTGAGTATTCCGTTGAACTCAGGTTTGAAAGCATCAGAGATTCAACATATCATAACAGTTTTAAATAAGTTTTAA
- a CDS encoding DapH/DapD/GlmU-related protein has translation MSECQNVIGKPIKNQPLLLMGKGEISFGSNCKFGYKESAQFYATYSYVEARNPDTSIVFGNNNYFNNNCSIEAVNYIEFGNDVLVGVNCSFIDNDGHNLAVENRKNGIPNSAPIKIGNNVFIGDNVTVLKGVTIGDNAVIGNGSIVTKSIPSNVIVAGNPANVIKELQ, from the coding sequence TTGTCTGAATGTCAAAATGTTATTGGAAAACCTATTAAGAATCAGCCTTTGCTATTAATGGGAAAAGGTGAAATTTCTTTTGGTTCAAATTGTAAGTTTGGTTACAAAGAATCAGCACAATTTTATGCTACTTATTCTTATGTTGAAGCAAGAAACCCTGATACAAGCATTGTTTTTGGTAATAACAATTACTTTAACAACAATTGTTCAATTGAAGCAGTAAATTACATAGAATTTGGAAACGATGTTTTAGTTGGGGTAAATTGCTCTTTTATCGATAATGATGGTCATAATTTGGCTGTTGAAAACAGAAAAAATGGTATTCCAAATAGTGCTCCAATTAAAATAGGAAATAACGTTTTTATAGGTGATAATGTTACCGTTTTAAAAGGAGTTACAATAGGAGATAATGCTGTAATTGGAAATGGAAGTATTGTGACAAAATCGATTCCTTCTAATGTTATTGTAGCTGGAAATCCAGCGAATGTTATTAAAGAATTGCAATAA
- a CDS encoding oligosaccharide flippase family protein, with translation MQEKNFHNLIFKSTRIFGASHLVKVGTKVITNKIAAIYLGAVGIGIIGIVENLLSILFGLVNFGLTSSSVREIALLNYETEEAKAKESRMISIIYYWSLFSGFLGAVFFVLISYSFFKNTYPTDSSYLWFVSIALYFVFFALFSARMSILQGKREINKMVQIQVVISIIQMLLAIGCYYFFGLNGIAIAILFTAIVSFLVVYFSTKNTIRVEKNNLTLKQVFSEGLPMVKLGIILSLGTLINQLAFYVIRLFLKDFLSIEALGVFQVSYTVLVGYLGIIFVVMSNDFYPQLCNLESDKPTFEKYINDQTQFALYLVVPLVLLMYLIAPQLVVLLYSNSFLDVLLILKIALIGLIFKTIAWPIGFISLVKGNKKLFFKQNLLSDIINVVCSVVFTYYFGLKGLGMAFALMFLVSLFYNFFTVNKNYNFSYSTETKRIIVLSMVIGAIALLSFNWFDFSYMNPVIWGLFILTSIYAVVKLKNKIQS, from the coding sequence ATGCAAGAAAAAAATTTTCATAATCTAATTTTTAAAAGTACCCGAATTTTTGGGGCTTCGCATCTTGTTAAAGTTGGAACAAAAGTCATTACGAATAAAATTGCAGCCATTTATTTAGGCGCTGTAGGAATTGGAATTATTGGAATTGTCGAAAATTTATTGAGCATTCTTTTTGGATTAGTGAATTTCGGATTGACTTCTAGTAGCGTTAGAGAAATTGCCTTACTTAATTACGAAACAGAAGAAGCCAAAGCCAAAGAAAGCAGAATGATTAGCATCATTTATTATTGGTCTTTGTTTTCGGGTTTTTTAGGTGCTGTTTTTTTTGTACTGATTTCTTATTCTTTTTTCAAAAACACATATCCAACAGATAGTTCTTATTTGTGGTTTGTTTCAATTGCTTTGTATTTTGTCTTTTTTGCTCTTTTTTCAGCCCGAATGTCCATTTTGCAAGGGAAGAGAGAAATCAATAAAATGGTACAAATTCAGGTTGTAATTTCAATAATTCAAATGCTTTTGGCAATTGGATGTTATTACTTTTTTGGATTAAACGGAATTGCTATTGCCATTTTATTTACTGCTATTGTTTCATTTTTGGTGGTTTACTTTAGCACAAAAAATACAATCCGAGTTGAAAAGAACAATCTGACATTAAAACAAGTTTTTTCTGAAGGTTTGCCTATGGTGAAATTAGGAATAATTTTATCATTAGGAACTCTGATCAATCAATTGGCTTTTTATGTTATTCGACTTTTTTTAAAAGATTTTTTATCAATTGAAGCTTTGGGAGTTTTTCAAGTGAGCTACACTGTTTTAGTTGGCTATTTGGGAATTATTTTCGTAGTAATGTCTAATGATTTTTATCCTCAATTATGTAATTTAGAAAGTGATAAACCAACATTTGAAAAGTACATCAACGATCAAACTCAGTTTGCTTTATATTTAGTGGTGCCACTAGTGTTATTAATGTATTTAATTGCACCTCAATTAGTTGTTTTGTTGTATTCTAATTCGTTTTTAGATGTTTTATTGATTTTAAAAATTGCTTTGATTGGATTGATTTTTAAAACTATTGCTTGGCCAATTGGTTTTATTTCATTGGTTAAAGGAAATAAGAAATTGTTCTTCAAACAAAACTTGTTAAGCGATATTATCAATGTTGTTTGTTCTGTAGTTTTTACCTACTATTTTGGACTAAAAGGATTGGGGATGGCTTTTGCGCTAATGTTTTTAGTGTCTTTGTTTTATAACTTCTTTACGGTTAATAAAAACTATAATTTTTCCTATTCTACAGAAACAAAACGAATAATTGTGCTTTCAATGGTAATAGGAGCAATCGCTTTGCTTTCGTTTAATTGGTTTGATTTCTCTTATATGAATCCAGTAATTTGGGGACTGTTTATTTTGACTTCAATATATGCAGTTGTTAAACTGAAAAACAAAATTCAATCTTAA
- a CDS encoding glycosyltransferase, with product MQNFPLVSVICLSYNHEAYVVEALNSVINQSYPNVELLIADDCSKDNSVSVIKDWLKEHSSVHFIANEINLGSNKTFNQLAKIAKGEYIIDLAADDVLLPNCIEKQIATFQNSKYKNLGIVYGNLIEIDENGVFLQNYYTEEEHPESGDIYKMVIGRTTKICSVSSMVKKSVFEKLGYYDETLAYEDLDLWIRASRVFEFEYTPEFLVKKRILTTSLSTFFTQKKNPRTKKLHESSLKILYKAFELNQSKEEHKALLGRIRFEFHKFLKSRDFVLLTKLFFLELKTRLKIAF from the coding sequence ATGCAAAATTTTCCACTTGTTAGTGTTATTTGTTTGTCTTACAATCACGAAGCTTATGTAGTGGAAGCCTTGAATTCGGTCATTAACCAAAGCTATCCAAATGTAGAATTATTAATTGCTGATGATTGTAGCAAAGACAATTCTGTTTCGGTAATTAAAGATTGGTTAAAAGAGCATTCTAGTGTTCATTTTATAGCGAATGAAATTAATTTAGGAAGTAATAAAACGTTTAATCAATTAGCCAAAATTGCAAAAGGGGAATACATTATTGATTTAGCTGCTGATGATGTTTTACTTCCAAATTGTATTGAAAAGCAGATTGCAACTTTTCAAAATTCGAAATATAAAAACCTTGGAATTGTCTATGGAAATTTGATCGAAATAGATGAAAATGGTGTTTTTTTGCAGAATTATTATACTGAAGAAGAACATCCTGAAAGTGGCGACATTTACAAAATGGTCATTGGTAGAACAACCAAAATTTGTTCGGTTTCATCGATGGTAAAAAAATCAGTTTTTGAAAAATTAGGTTATTATGATGAAACCTTAGCTTATGAAGATTTGGATTTATGGATAAGAGCTTCAAGAGTTTTTGAATTTGAATATACTCCGGAATTTTTAGTTAAAAAGAGAATCTTAACCACATCATTAAGTACTTTTTTTACTCAAAAAAAGAATCCAAGAACAAAAAAACTTCATGAATCTTCTCTAAAAATTCTTTACAAAGCATTTGAATTGAATCAATCAAAAGAAGAGCATAAAGCGTTATTAGGAAGAATTCGATTTGAATTTCACAAATTCTTAAAATCGAGAGACTTTGTACTCTTAACCAAGTTATTTTTCTTAGAACTAAAAACCCGACTAAAAATTGCTTTCTAA
- a CDS encoding glycosyltransferase, translated as MTNHSKKQLKVAVIGYKLAEGGLERVFGTTTKMLHDAGIDVHTLVLENLIEYEHGGKLVAFGNYSKFLKYFKLRNYLISQKFDYIIDFRHRINPKMEWLFLNFIYRNLKFIYTIHSSQNTTYLTTNDFIAKQMLQKAYKVVTVSNFIKQQLVTKYNFDSANVIPNAFDLKPVSTAEKLPFDYCIAVGRLVPLKQFDKLVASYSNSILPQKNIHLVILGVGDEQEQIEKTILENKVSAFVHLLGFKSNVSDYISNAKFLVLSSKYEGFPMTVLEALSLGTSVISFDCESGPNEMIINNENGILVENQNFTELTHKMNIFVEDETLYQNCKRNAVSSVAKFQSNVIVNHWLQLLNYGN; from the coding sequence ATGACAAACCATTCAAAAAAACAATTAAAAGTAGCCGTTATTGGCTATAAATTGGCCGAAGGTGGTTTGGAACGCGTTTTTGGAACTACAACCAAAATGCTCCATGATGCTGGAATTGATGTGCATACTTTGGTTTTGGAAAACTTAATCGAATATGAACACGGAGGCAAGTTAGTTGCGTTTGGGAATTACTCTAAGTTTCTAAAGTATTTTAAATTAAGAAATTACTTAATAAGTCAAAAGTTCGATTATATAATCGATTTTCGCCATCGAATTAATCCTAAAATGGAATGGTTGTTTTTGAATTTTATTTATCGCAACCTAAAATTCATTTATACTATTCATAGTAGTCAAAATACAACGTATTTAACCACTAACGATTTTATTGCAAAGCAAATGTTGCAAAAAGCTTATAAAGTGGTTACGGTTTCGAATTTTATCAAGCAGCAACTTGTAACAAAATACAATTTTGATTCGGCTAATGTTATTCCAAATGCTTTTGATTTAAAACCAGTTTCAACAGCTGAAAAATTACCATTTGATTATTGTATTGCAGTCGGAAGATTGGTTCCGTTAAAGCAATTTGATAAATTGGTTGCAAGTTATTCCAATTCGATTTTACCGCAAAAGAATATTCATTTGGTAATTTTAGGAGTAGGAGATGAGCAAGAGCAAATCGAAAAGACTATTTTAGAAAATAAGGTAAGTGCGTTTGTTCATTTACTAGGATTCAAATCCAATGTTTCAGATTATATTTCAAATGCTAAATTCTTGGTTTTATCGAGCAAATATGAAGGTTTTCCAATGACAGTTTTAGAAGCATTGAGTTTGGGAACATCAGTAATTTCATTCGATTGCGAAAGTGGCCCAAACGAAATGATTATCAATAACGAAAACGGAATTTTAGTCGAGAATCAGAATTTTACTGAATTAACTCACAAAATGAATATATTTGTAGAAGACGAAACTTTGTATCAAAACTGCAAGCGTAATGCGGTTTCAAGTGTGGCAAAATTTCAGTCAAATGTAATTGTAAACCATTGGTTGCAACTTTTAAATTATGGAAATTAA
- a CDS encoding sugar 3,4-ketoisomerase, with protein sequence MEIKIIKIPKIEDPRGNLSVIEKDVVPFEIKRVYYLYDVPAGAERGGHSHKEQHEFLVALSGSFDVILNNGKQVQKVTLNKPYEGLLIPNGIWRELKDFSSGAVCLVVASDVFDEDDYIREFDEFLSVSSN encoded by the coding sequence ATGGAAATTAAAATAATCAAAATACCTAAAATAGAAGATCCAAGAGGAAACTTATCTGTTATTGAAAAAGACGTTGTTCCTTTTGAAATCAAGCGCGTTTACTATTTGTACGATGTTCCAGCTGGAGCAGAAAGAGGCGGTCATTCACACAAAGAACAACACGAGTTTTTGGTAGCGCTTTCGGGTAGTTTTGATGTTATTTTAAACAATGGTAAACAAGTTCAAAAAGTTACTTTAAATAAGCCTTATGAAGGTTTGTTAATTCCTAATGGTATTTGGCGTGAATTGAAAGATTTTTCTTCTGGTGCCGTTTGTTTAGTTGTGGCTTCTGATGTTTTTGATGAAGACGATTATATTCGCGAATTTGATGAATTCTTATCCGTTTCTTCCAACTAA
- a CDS encoding glycosyltransferase family 4 protein, producing the protein MKILIINNYDSKNRLGGVEHYLYELINYAEKSKSNITFRWFGKAKISTNWIEKINHKTITREIIQEIDTFQPDVIHCFSIGAPVTPHFMKYAKLKGIPIVFSFRDYYYICPKNYMITDKNEVVKNHESGLACILHHTPKRNILFDTLLHFKQSYHKKIIKKHIDYFLTPSDNLTQFVKNHFQKPGKTLPNPILLSQNQNSNAEGDYILFVGRLVPEKGVLTLLNAFHNISKQFPSERLWIVGDGIQKKELENFTKNNNISNVTFLGNKNREELQEIYSNSKFSVVPSEYLEAYGNVILESLSFGKTVITSDLVGIKNEIEENQVGLTYAFQNQKALEENIVKLLSNPDLKSELEHNIPNYLATKTFENHFIELQKVYENLVGRNG; encoded by the coding sequence ATGAAAATACTTATAATCAATAATTACGATAGTAAAAATCGACTTGGAGGAGTTGAACACTATTTGTATGAATTGATTAATTATGCTGAAAAAAGCAAGTCAAATATTACTTTCAGATGGTTTGGAAAAGCTAAAATATCAACCAATTGGATTGAGAAAATAAATCACAAAACCATAACTCGAGAAATCATTCAAGAAATTGATACTTTTCAACCCGATGTTATTCATTGTTTTAGTATTGGCGCACCAGTTACGCCACACTTCATGAAATATGCAAAGCTAAAAGGTATTCCAATTGTATTTTCATTTCGAGATTACTATTACATCTGTCCAAAAAACTACATGATAACCGATAAAAATGAAGTTGTCAAAAATCATGAAAGTGGATTAGCTTGTATTTTACATCACACTCCTAAGCGAAATATTCTTTTTGACACGTTATTGCATTTCAAACAATCGTATCACAAAAAGATTATAAAAAAACATATTGATTATTTTTTAACTCCATCTGATAATCTAACACAGTTTGTTAAAAATCATTTCCAGAAACCTGGAAAAACTTTACCAAATCCAATCTTATTATCACAAAATCAAAATTCTAATGCGGAAGGTGATTACATTTTATTTGTTGGAAGATTGGTTCCTGAAAAAGGTGTTTTAACTTTACTAAATGCTTTTCATAACATTTCAAAGCAATTTCCAAGTGAAAGACTATGGATTGTTGGTGATGGAATTCAGAAAAAAGAACTTGAAAATTTTACAAAAAACAATAACATTTCAAACGTTACTTTTTTAGGAAATAAGAATCGAGAAGAGCTGCAAGAAATCTATTCAAATTCTAAATTTTCGGTAGTTCCAAGTGAATATTTAGAAGCGTATGGCAATGTAATTTTAGAAAGTTTATCTTTTGGAAAAACCGTTATCACAAGTGATTTGGTTGGAATTAAAAATGAAATCGAAGAAAATCAAGTAGGTTTAACCTATGCTTTTCAAAATCAAAAAGCATTAGAAGAAAATATTGTAAAACTTCTTTCAAATCCTGATTTAAAATCGGAATTAGAACACAACATTCCGAACTATTTAGCAACCAAAACTTTTGAAAATCATTTTATTGAATTACAAAAAGTATATGAAAATTTAGTTGGAAGAAACGGATAA
- a CDS encoding glycosyltransferase family 2 protein, which translates to MLSVLITIYNYNLLPLVREIHKQCTDLGIEFEILTQDDASNSIHNLENEKINLLSNCSYVSLEKNVGYRENKNILVSQSKYENLIILDGDCVLPFPNFIKNYVDQIPDYEVVYGGRIHAKKAPSNQQLLRWKYGKFMEDQTVDQRNQHIYRATLFNNTLIKKSVFNQIKFDSSFKKYGNDDTLFSFELQKMNAKIKHIHNPVQHDDIDTNTVYVEKTKHSLENLFQLYQKQLITYDYSKMLRLTSKLHSLKITYLLAFFYSIFGKIIETHLKGNHPTLFVFNVFRLTYFSKIYIK; encoded by the coding sequence ATGCTATCTGTTTTAATTACCATTTACAATTACAACCTTTTACCTTTAGTAAGAGAAATTCATAAACAATGTACCGATTTAGGTATTGAATTTGAAATTTTAACGCAAGACGATGCTTCAAATTCGATTCATAATTTAGAGAATGAAAAAATTAACTTGCTTTCAAATTGCAGTTATGTTTCTCTTGAAAAAAATGTAGGTTACCGCGAAAACAAAAACATTTTAGTTAGTCAATCTAAATATGAAAATTTAATCATTTTAGATGGCGATTGTGTTTTACCTTTTCCAAATTTTATTAAAAATTACGTTGATCAAATTCCGGATTACGAAGTGGTTTATGGCGGAAGAATTCACGCTAAAAAAGCGCCTTCCAACCAACAATTACTTCGATGGAAATATGGTAAATTCATGGAAGACCAAACGGTTGACCAAAGAAACCAACATATTTACAGAGCAACGTTGTTTAATAATACATTGATTAAAAAATCGGTTTTTAACCAAATAAAATTTGACAGTTCATTTAAAAAATACGGAAATGATGACACTTTATTTTCATTTGAACTTCAAAAAATGAATGCTAAAATCAAACACATTCACAATCCTGTTCAACATGATGATATTGATACAAATACTGTTTATGTTGAAAAAACGAAACATTCGTTAGAGAATTTGTTTCAACTTTATCAAAAACAACTTATCACGTATGATTACAGTAAAATGTTGCGTTTAACATCTAAATTACATTCGTTAAAAATAACATATTTATTAGCCTTTTTTTATTCGATATTTGGAAAAATTATAGAAACACATTTAAAAGGAAATCACCCAACATTATTTGTGTTCAATGTTTTTAGACTTACTTATTTTAGCAAGATTTACATAAAATGA
- a CDS encoding cell division ATP-binding protein FtsE has protein sequence MSQSVLSLKNVNIYQDKNPVLTDVNLDVNHGEFLYLIGRTGSGKSSFLKTLYADLKLQDGEGSIVDYDLRTLKESDIPYLRRKLGVVFQDFKLLSDRSVKENLLFVLKATGWSEKEEMDVKIEEVLDKVGMKGFAFKMPHQLSGGEQQRVGIARALLNDPEIILADEPTGNLDPQTSVEVMEVLRKINQNGKTILMATHDYALVLKYPAKTLKFEGGKMFEVVQRTV, from the coding sequence ATGTCGCAATCTGTTCTTTCTTTAAAAAACGTAAACATTTATCAAGATAAAAATCCTGTTTTAACCGATGTTAATCTAGATGTTAATCATGGAGAATTCCTTTATTTAATTGGTAGAACTGGTTCTGGAAAAAGTAGTTTTTTAAAAACATTATATGCCGATTTAAAACTTCAGGATGGTGAAGGAAGTATTGTTGATTACGATTTAAGAACTTTGAAAGAAAGTGACATTCCGTATTTGAGAAGAAAATTAGGAGTTGTTTTTCAAGACTTCAAATTATTATCTGATAGAAGCGTAAAAGAGAACTTACTATTTGTTTTAAAAGCAACAGGTTGGTCTGAAAAAGAAGAAATGGATGTTAAAATTGAGGAAGTTTTAGATAAAGTTGGGATGAAAGGATTTGCCTTTAAAATGCCGCATCAACTTTCTGGTGGAGAACAACAACGTGTTGGCATCGCCAGAGCTTTATTAAATGACCCAGAAATTATTTTAGCAGACGAACCAACAGGAAACCTGGATCCTCAAACAAGCGTTGAAGTAATGGAAGTTTTACGAAAAATCAATCAAAACGGAAAAACCATTTTAATGGCAACGCATGATTACGCTTTGGTCTTAAAATATCCTGCTAAAACATTGAAATTTGAAGGAGGAAAAATGTTTGAAGTTGTACAAAGAACGGTATAA